In Lathyrus oleraceus cultivar Zhongwan6 chromosome 2, CAAS_Psat_ZW6_1.0, whole genome shotgun sequence, the DNA window GAGCGGTTTCTGGCTCGCTAACATTTTACCCTCTAAAAAACTGAAATTACCCCTTAAGTTTACAACGTTTTAAGGGGTAATTTTGGGcttttcaatcaaatttctcAACCTTAACTTTCCTTCATAGTCGTTTATGCACTTCAAGAATCGTGTGTGCTTTGATTTATGAATATTTTATGAGTTGAGTTATTTGTTTAATTTTACATTAAATATATGTATAATTATTCTATGTAATTTGTCCAAAAAATGATCAAATAGAGCGGTCATCCCGCTATCCCACTTTTGGGGTCGGCCGTTCCACCCCGCTATCCGGGAATGACGACTACTCTGGTTTAAACATGTGGTTCACCATCTCATGCCTGTTTTTTTCTTATTCAGTAGCTTCTTACAATGTTGGACCTGTTATACTAGTTTCTATTATTGGTGAACAGTTGATGTTTCTTATAATCTTGTGTGTCAAACAAAGATCTGATCATATCACATAATAGTGGAATACACAATTTATTTACTCATTTAATTGCCCGACCAAAATGTGAGCTCGTATCTTTGTTATGGCTTGTATTCAATGTTTTCTTTACCACATCAGGTTTGCTGTTACTTATATGTATACGCAACTAAATTTTTTATGCAGTTTGCGCACTACATTGTGTGTTAGATTTAAGAGTGAGGTTGTGGCTTGTGGCGTTGTATATGCTGCAGCACGTAGGTTTCAGGTACCCCTTCCTGAGAATCCACCATGGTGGAAGGCATTTGATGCAGAAAAGTCTGGGATTGATGAAGTCTGCAGGGTTTTGGCTCACCTTTATAGCCTTCCCAAGGCACAATATTTACCAATTTGCAAGGACTGGGACTCATTTACATTCTCCAACAAATCATTGGAATCAAAGTCTCATTCAACTGCAAAGGTGATGGTCAATTTTACCCTTTTTATTTAGAAAATTTGCTCCTTTATAGTACGCCAATGTATAAAAATAATGGCGCCGGATAAGATATACTCTTGATGTTTTCAATCAACGTACGAACTCTTTTAAAGTGTATCCCCCTATTTGGAGAAGTCAAGTCCGATATTTTTAACCTGCCTTAGAGTACAATATTATTTAGCGTCATTTGGCTGTCGCGAGACCATGTTTGCTCTTGTAAATCTGTATTATTGACAATTAAAATTATGGTTTTATTCAAACAAATTTGAAATCATTGCCAATCTGTAGGATGCTCCACGAAGTAGCTCACCGATTAATCCTGAGACAGCGCTAAAGGGAGCTCCCGGAGAAGCAAATATTGACTCGAGTGGTAGCAAGGGTGCTTTGGTAAAGCAAGCCAGTGATAAGCTGAATGATGCTAGGAAGTCTGATGATGAATCCAAAAGCATTGCTGCTGAGAGAGACGTAAAAGATGAACCCACACTAAGGTCCAGACCAGACCGTAAAATGGAGACCAGTGGGGAGTTACATAGGGACAGAGAGAGGGACCGAATAAAATCCAGGGATCGTGAGCGGGGAAGGGATTCTGATAGAGAACGTGAGCGGGGTAGGGATTCTGATAGAGAACGTGAACGAGAGGAAGCTGAGAGGGTCAAACTCAAGGATCATGGTCATCGTTCTAGGGAGAGAGCAAAGGATTCAGGTACTTTTATAGATTATATGTATGCCTGTTGTTTTGCTGTGTATGCCTGTTGTTTTGTTGCTTTACCCAAGCACCCTTGCTACCACTCGAGCTAAGATTAAGTGTTTGTATTGGATGCAGGACATTCAGAGAAGTCAAAGCGCTATTCATCACATGGTATGAATTCGTGTCTTTCTGAGTTTGGCATTTTTCCTTTTTAGTATATCATCCTCCTTAACAACATTTTTATATTTCAGACCGTGACCGTGACTACTACAGCTCGTCTTACCCATCAAGAGAGAAGGATCGGCATAGACATCATTAAGTAACTTCGAAGAACCAAAATTTGCCTAACTGCCCTGCATTATTACCTTGTTAGGGTCTAATGTAGTTTCTGTTTCCCTGACATGAAATATTTATCCTTTTGTATACTTTTTATTGTTTTAAAATTGTTACACGAGAATTGCTGCTCCAAAGCATATATAAATCAGTAGCTACAAGTTATTAGGCATTATCATAACTCTGAATCAGGTGGTATTCTGTCAGCTTTTTTTAAAAGATGATTATATAGTCGGCCTTCATTTTGATCTATATGGTGTGTTTGTATCGTGGTTAAAATAATTTATGTGGGAATATTGCATTCTCATAGCCATATTTTCTGAAATATTGATTTTAAAGTTGAAACAAGCACAAGCTAGATGTTTAATTTGAGATCTCTTTGGTGCCATAACAATTGCTTATAGCTTAGTTCTTGAGCTATATCGCA includes these proteins:
- the LOC127120735 gene encoding cyclin-L1-1 encodes the protein MIYTAIDTFYLTDEQLTNSPSRKDGIDEATETALRIYGCDLIQESGILLRLPQAVMATGQVLFHRFYCKKSFARFNVKKVAASSVWLASKLEENPRKARQVLIIFHRMECRRENLPIDHLDLYSKKYVDLKMELSRTERHILKEMGFICHVEHPHKFISNYLATLETPPELRQEAWNLANDSLRTTLCVRFKSEVVACGVVYAAARRFQVPLPENPPWWKAFDAEKSGIDEVCRVLAHLYSLPKAQYLPICKDWDSFTFSNKSLESKSHSTAKDAPRSSSPINPETALKGAPGEANIDSSGSKGALVKQASDKLNDARKSDDESKSIAAERDVKDEPTLRSRPDRKMETSGELHRDRERDRIKSRDRERGRDSDRERERGRDSDREREREEAERVKLKDHGHRSRERAKDSGHSEKSKRYSSHDRDRDYYSSSYPSREKDRHRHH